One Arvicanthis niloticus isolate mArvNil1 chromosome 13, mArvNil1.pat.X, whole genome shotgun sequence genomic window carries:
- the Ankrd54 gene encoding ankyrin repeat domain-containing protein 54 isoform X1 translates to MAATGGGAEDESRSGRSSSDGECAVAPEPLAEVGGLFSFADLGAALGSGAGLSGRAVGRAQSPLRYLQVLWQQDVEPRDELRCKIPAGRLRRAARPHRRLGPTGKEVHALKRLRDSANANDVETVQQLLEDGADPCAADDKGRTALHFASCNGNDQIVQLLLDHGADPNQQDGLGNTPLHLAACTNHVPVITTLLRGGARVDALDRAGRTPLHLAKSKLNILQEGHSQCLEAVRLEVKQIIHMLREYLERLGRHEQRERLDDLCTRLQMTSTKEQVDEVTDLLASFTSLSLQMQSMEKR, encoded by the exons ATGGCAGCCACCGGCGGGGGCGCGGAAGACGAGTCGCGATCGGGCCGCTCGAGCTCAGACGGCGAGTGCGCGGTGGCGCCGGAGCCGCTGGCGGAGGTCGGAGGCCTGTTCTCCTTTGCGGACCTCGGCGCTGCCCTGGGCAGCGGCGCAGGCCTCTCGGGCCGGGCGGTGGGCAGGGCCCAGTCCCCGCTGCGCTACCTCCAGGTCCTGTGGCAACAGGACGTCGAGCCTCGCGACGAACTGCGTTGCAAGATTCCCGCCGGGCGACTGAGGCGTGCCGCCAGGCCCCACCGTCGTCTCGGGCCCACGGGCAAGGAGGTGCACG CTCTGAAGAGGCTGAGGGACTCGGCCAATGCCAACGATGTAGAAACAG TGCAGCAGCTGCTGGAAGATGGCGCGGATCCCTGTGCAGCTGATGACAAAGGCCGCACAGCCCTCCATTTTGCATCCTGCAATGGCAATGACCAGATTG TGCAGCTGCTCCTGGACCATGGGGCCGACCCTAACCaacaggatggtctgggcaacaCGCCATTGCACCTGG cgGCCTGCACCAACCATGTTCCTGTCATCACAACATTGCTTCGAGGAG GGGCCCGTGTAGATGCCCTAGACAGAGCTGGCCGCACGCCCCTGCACCTGGCCAAGTCGAAACTGAACATCCTACAGGAGGGTCATTCCCAGTGCCTGGAGGCCGTCCGGCTAGAGGTGAAACAG ATCATCCACATGCTTCGGGAGTACCTGGAGCGCCTGGGGCGACACGAACAGCGAGAACGGCTGGATGACCTCTGCACCCGCCTCCAGATGACAAGTACCAAAGAACAG GTGGACGAAGTGACGGACCTCTTGGCCAGCTTCACCTCCCTCAGTCTGCAGATGCAGAGTATGGAGAAGAGGTAG
- the Galr3 gene encoding galanin receptor type 3 encodes MADIQNISLDSPGSVGAVAVPVVFALIFLLGMVGNGLVLAVLLQPGPSAWQEPGSTTDLFILNLAVADLCFILCCVPFQAAIYTLDAWLFGAFVCKTVHLLIYLTMYASSFTLAAVSVDRYLAVRHPLRSRALRTPRNARAAVGLVWLLAALFSAPYLSYYGTVRYGALELCVPAWEDARRRALDVATFAAGYLLPVAVVSLAYGRTLCFLWAAVGPAGAAAAEARRRATGRAGRAMLAVAALYALCWGPHHALILCFWYGRFAFSPATYACRLASHCLAYANSCLNPLVYSLASRHFRARFRRLWPCGRRRHRHHHHHHRAHRALRRVQPASSGPAGYPGDARPRGWSMEPRGDALRGGETGLTLATRGPQ; translated from the exons ATGGCTGACATCCAGAACATTTCGCTGGACAGCCCAGGGAGCGTAGGGGCTGTGGCAGTGCCTGTGGTCTTTGCCCTCATCTTCCTGTTGGGCATGGTGGGCAATGGGCTGGTGTTGGCCGTGCTGCTGCAGCCTGGCCCAAGTGCCTGGCAGGAACCTGGCAGTACCACGGACCTCTTCATCCTCAACTTGGCGGTGGCCGACCTTTGCTTCATCCTGTGCTGCGTGCCCTTCCAGGCTGCCATCTACACACTGGATGCCTGGCTCTTTGGGGCTTTCGTATGCAAGACGGTACATCTGCTCATCTATCTCACCATGTACGCCAGCAGCTTCACCCTGGCGGCCGTCTCAGTGGACAG GTACCTGGCCGTGCGGCACCCGCTGCGCTCCCGGGCCCTGCGCACCCCGCGCAACGCGCGCGCCGCCGTGGGGCTCGTGTGGCTGCTGGCGGCGCTCTTTTCCGCGCCCTACCTAAGCTACTACGGCACGGTGCGCTACGGCGCGCTCGAGCTCTGCGTGCCCGCCTGGGAGGATGCGCGGCGGCGCGCACTGGACGTGGCCACCTTCGCCGCGGGCTACCTGCTGCCGGTGGCCGTCGTGAGCCTGGCCTACGGGCGTACGCTGTGCTTCCTGTGGGCCGCCGTGGGTCCCGCGGGCGCGGCGGCGGCCGAGGCGCGCAGACGGGCGACCGGCCGCGCGGGGCGCGCCATGCTGGCGGTGGCCGCGCTCTACGCGCTCTGCTGGGGCCCGCACCACGCGCTCATCCTCTGCTTCTGGTACGGCCGCTTCGCCTTCAGCCCGGCCACCTACGCCTGTCGCCTGGCCTCGCACTGCCTCGCCTACGCCAACTCCTGCCTCAATCCCCTCGTCTACTCTCTGGCCTCGCGCCACTTCCGCGCGCGCTTCCGCCGCCTGTGGCCCTGCGGCCGtcgccgccaccgccaccaccaccaccaccaccgcgcTCATCGAGCCCTCCGTCGTGTTCAGCCGGCGTCTTCCGGCCCCGCCGGTTATCCCGGCGACGCCAGACCTCGCGGTTGGAGTATGGAGCCCAGAGGGGATGCCCTGCGCGGTGGAGAGACTGGACTAACCCTGGCCACCCGGGGACCGCAATAA
- the Ankrd54 gene encoding ankyrin repeat domain-containing protein 54 isoform X2 — protein sequence MAATGGGAEDESRSGRSSSDGECAVAPEPLAEVGGLFSFADLGAALGSGAGLSGRAVGRAQSPLRYLQVLWQQDVEPRDELRCKIPAGRLRRAARPHRRLGPTGKEVHALKRLRDSANANDVETVQLLLDHGADPNQQDGLGNTPLHLAACTNHVPVITTLLRGGARVDALDRAGRTPLHLAKSKLNILQEGHSQCLEAVRLEVKQIIHMLREYLERLGRHEQRERLDDLCTRLQMTSTKEQVDEVTDLLASFTSLSLQMQSMEKR from the exons ATGGCAGCCACCGGCGGGGGCGCGGAAGACGAGTCGCGATCGGGCCGCTCGAGCTCAGACGGCGAGTGCGCGGTGGCGCCGGAGCCGCTGGCGGAGGTCGGAGGCCTGTTCTCCTTTGCGGACCTCGGCGCTGCCCTGGGCAGCGGCGCAGGCCTCTCGGGCCGGGCGGTGGGCAGGGCCCAGTCCCCGCTGCGCTACCTCCAGGTCCTGTGGCAACAGGACGTCGAGCCTCGCGACGAACTGCGTTGCAAGATTCCCGCCGGGCGACTGAGGCGTGCCGCCAGGCCCCACCGTCGTCTCGGGCCCACGGGCAAGGAGGTGCACG CTCTGAAGAGGCTGAGGGACTCGGCCAATGCCAACGATGTAGAAACAG TGCAGCTGCTCCTGGACCATGGGGCCGACCCTAACCaacaggatggtctgggcaacaCGCCATTGCACCTGG cgGCCTGCACCAACCATGTTCCTGTCATCACAACATTGCTTCGAGGAG GGGCCCGTGTAGATGCCCTAGACAGAGCTGGCCGCACGCCCCTGCACCTGGCCAAGTCGAAACTGAACATCCTACAGGAGGGTCATTCCCAGTGCCTGGAGGCCGTCCGGCTAGAGGTGAAACAG ATCATCCACATGCTTCGGGAGTACCTGGAGCGCCTGGGGCGACACGAACAGCGAGAACGGCTGGATGACCTCTGCACCCGCCTCCAGATGACAAGTACCAAAGAACAG GTGGACGAAGTGACGGACCTCTTGGCCAGCTTCACCTCCCTCAGTCTGCAGATGCAGAGTATGGAGAAGAGGTAG